The region TGTGCGGGGGCGGCGCGGGACGCTCCCATGCGGCGAGGTGGTTGACGGCCGCAGAGCAATGTGTACGATGTGAACATCAGGATGTGGACGCCGTACACATGGGAGAGCCTCATGACCTCGATCACCGACCAGCACACCGCACTGCCGCCCGTCGTGGACGCGCAGACCTGGCGCGACGAACTCGCCGCGCTGCGGGCGCGCGAGAAGGCCGCCACCAGGGAACTCGACGCCATCGCGGCGCAGCGGCGCCGCCTGCCGATGGTGCGGATGCCGGAGTACACCCTCGTCGGCACGGAGGGGCCGGTGCGCCTCGTCGACGTCTTCCAGGGGCGTTCGCAGCTCATCGTCTACAACCACATGTGGTTCGACGGCAAGCAGTTCCACTGCCCGGGCTGCACGGGGTTCACCTCGCAGTTCACGCGGCTCGACTTCCTCGAGCCCTACGACGCCCGCTTCGTCATCGTGACGCAGGGGCCCATCGACGAAGCGCTCGACTACCGGCGCCGAGTCGGCAACCGCATGGACTGGTACTCGACGGCGGGGAGCGGCTTCGGCACCGACGTCGGTGCCGCGCCGGGTGCGGGCTTCGCGCTGAACGTGTTCCTGCGCGACGGTGACGACGTCTACCGAACCTGGCACACCGACGGGCGCGGCACCGAGCAGGTGAGCCACACCTTCGGGCTCATCGACCTGCTGCCGTACGGCAGGCAGGAGGCCTGGCAGGACTCTCCGGAGGGGTGGCCGCAGGGCGAGGCCTACGCCGGCTGGTTCTCGGCGAAGCGGGTAGCGGAGCTGTACGGACCGGATGCGGTGACGAGCGAGGCGACTGCCGGGTAGGGCGGCGCGCTGCGCCGGTACCGCTTCAGCCCGCGGTGAGGTGCCGGATCCCGTCGACGACCGCGCGATGCGTCGACGCGGGCTGCAGCACGCGGAAGTGCCCGCCCATCGGAACCTCGACGTTGGTCGCGCCGACGAGGGCGCTCCCCTCCGTGATGTGCGGGTCGTACGGGCCGTAGATCGACACGATCCGCGCGTTCACATGGGCGGCGAGGCCCAGCTCGACGATCGTCGCGTCGCCGGGGAGGAAGGCGCGGATGCTCGGATCGGCGAACAGCAGGACGGCGCGACGGGCGCCGCCGAACGGCGTCGCGACTGCCACGAGCCCGCGCAGGCCGAGGGCGGAGGGGGCGCCGGCCTCGGCCGCCGCCTGCTCCGACACGAGCAGGTGCTTTCCGATCAGCCCGCCCTTGCTGTGGGCGACGAGCACGCGACCCGTGGGCGCGGCGGGGAGGTCGGCGAGTTCCGCACGCAGTCGCTCCGCCGTCGCGGCGATGCTGCGCCGGTTCATGCCGAGCCCGTGCACGACGCTCACCCGGAAGCCGGCGGCGGCGAGGGCGTCGCCGAGCGGGCGGAGGAAGGTCCAGTGCTCGTAGACGCCGGGGAGCAGCACCACCTCCGGCAGCGACTCGTCGGCGGACCGCCACCGCGGCGGCACCGGACGCGGCCGACCGATCGACCACGGCAGCGCGAGCACGGCCAGCTGTCGACGCGCCGCGTAGACGTAGTCGGCTGCCCACCACAGCCCGCGACGGACGGCGGGGATGCGGCGGCGGGGTGCGGCATCCGTCGCATCGGGGCTCATGGGGGCGAGTCTACGAGGGCGGTGCTGCGGTGCCGCGCACGCCGGTGATCGCGGATTCGACGACAGAGGCGGCGAGTCCGTCGATGATCGCGGGAGGCTGCCACTGCAGCGGCCCGTTCGCGGCGATCTCGGCGAATCCGTGCACGCTCGCCCAGCACGCCCACTCGGCGAACGGGCGGCGATCGGCGTCGAGGGCGCCGGTCTCGACCATCAGGTCGAGGGTGTCGAGGAGCAGCTGGAACGGTGCGACGACCTCGTCGTCGAGCGTGACGATGCCCTCGCTCGGCTGTTCGTCCTGCGTGGCGAATGCGAGCGCGAACCACCCGCGCTCGGCGCGGGCGAAGTCGATGTAGGCGAGCCCGACGCGGCGCAGGCGCTCGATCGCGGCTTCCGCGGGCGAGAGCCGAGGAGGAGCCGCGGCGACGCGGGCCCCGATCGCCCGGGCGAGCGCGAGCTGGGCTTCGCCGGCCACCGCGCGGAGGAGGTCGTCGCGATCGGCGAAGTGCCGGTACGCGGCGTTGGGGGAGACGCCCGCCCCGCGGGTGGCCTCGCGAAGCGTCACCGCGGCGGGGCCGCCGGTGCGGGCCAGGGTGAGCCCCTCGGCGATGAGGGCATGTCGGAGGTCGCCGTGATGATAGGTGCGAACGGGGGCGTCCGTGCTCATTGCGGTCCTCCCTCCTGGTGTGTACGGTGTGAACATCACCGCATGTTCACGGTGTACACATGACTCTACCCCTCGGTGCGACGGTGCCGAGAAGACGCGCTGAAGGAGCCCGCGATGACCGCCTCGCACGACCCGGCCACCGCTGCAGCCGATGCGGTCCAGGTGACGCCCGGCCCGGCGACCCTGCGCGCCTTCTACCAGGTGCTGGTCAACACCGCGATCGCCAACGTCACCTCCAACTACCTCTGGTGGGCGCTCACGTTCTGGGCGTACCTCGAGACGCGCTCGGTGCTCGCGACGGCGATCATCGGCGGTTCGTACATGCTGCTGGTCGCCCTCCTGGGCGTCGTCTTCGGCGCGATCGTCGACCACATGAAGAAGAAGGCAGTGATGGTGCTCTCGAGCACGATCACCCTCGTCGCCTACGTCGTCGCCGGCGCGCTCTACCTCTCGTTCGACGAGTCGGTCCTGATCGACTGGGGTGGGCCGTGGTTCTGGGTGTTCGCCGGAGTGATCCTCATCGGCGGGGTCGTCGAGAACATGCGCAACATCGCGCTGTCGACGACGGTGACCCTGCTCGTCCCCGCCGATCGGCGCGACAAGGCGAACGGGCTCGTCGGCACGGTGCACGGCATCGCCTTCATGGTGACGAGCGTGTTCTCGGGACTGTCGGTCGGGCTGCTCGGCATGGGCGGCACGATGGTCGTCGCCATCGCGCTCACCGGGGTGGCGCTGCTCCACCTCGCCTTCGTGCCCATCCCCGAGCGCGGCGTCGTGCACCTCGAGGGCGACGATGCGCCGAAGGGGTTCGACTTCCGCGGGGTGATCCCGGCGGTGCTGGCGGTGCCGGGCCTCCTCGCCCTCATCCTGTTCTCGACCTTCAACAACCTGGTCGGCGGCGTCTTCATGGCGCTGATGGACCCGTACGGGCTCACGCTCTTCTCGGTCGAGATGTGGGGCGTCGTGCTCGGCGCGACCAGCTTCGGCTTCATCATCGGCGGTGCCCTCGTGGCGAAGTTCGGTCTCGGGAAGAACCCGGTGCGCACGATGCTGCTCGTGAACATCGGCATCGCGTTCCTCGGCATGACGTTCGCGATCCGCGAGTGGTGGTGGCTGTACGCGCTCGGCATCCTCGTCTTCATGTGCCTCATGCCGATCGCCGAGGCATCCGAGCAGACGATCGTGCAGCGGGTCGTCCCGTTCGAGAAGCAGGGCCGCGTGTTCGGCTTCGCGGCGAGTGTGGAGTCCGCGGCAGCGCCGATCTCGGCCTTCATCATCGGCCCGCTGGCGCAGTTCTGGCTGATTCCCTTCATGGAGTCCGATGCCGGGCAGGATGCTCTCGGGTGGCTGCTGGGCGACGGCGAGGCGCGCGGCATCGCCCTGGCGTTCATGGCGGCGAGCCTGCTGCTCCTCGTCGCGGTGCTGCTCGCCTTCATCTCGAAGCCGTACCGCGACCTGTCGGCGGCGTACGCCTCGGCCCCGCCGTCGCTGCACACCGACGGAGAGGGCTCCGGCGCGGATGCCGTGCCCGCCGATGCTGCTGCGGTTGCGCCCGATGCCAGCGACGTCCGCTCGAGCGTGACGTAGTCGCCGTGTCGCGGACCGGCTCCGCGATCGTGTGAATTGGGGTTCACTTAGTCTTGCCTTCGGCGGGGTCCGCGTTGCATGCTTGCGACAGCGACGACGCACCCCCTGGAGGAATCCCATGACGTTGACCGCAGCGCAGCGGACGACATTCGAGTCGATCTTCGACACCTTCGCACCCGGAGACGGGAACGGCATCCCGTCGGCGACGCGGCTCGGTGCCGTGCACATCGCCGAAGGGATGCTGGCGGCGAACCCCCGCCCCGAGGAGGCGGAGATGCTGGCGAAGGTGCTGTCGATCTGGGACACGCCGGTCGGCGGCCTGCTGCTGGGAATCGGACCGCGGCGGTTCTCGTCGCTGCCGGCTGACCGGCGCGAAGCTGCGCTCATCGCCCTCGGCGACTCGAACGCGGCCCTCAAGCGCACGATCTTCCAGAACCTCAAGTCGGCGGCCATGCTGTCGTACTACATCTCGCCGGGCGCGGACGGGACGTCTCCCCTCTGGGACGCGATGGGCTACCCCGGGCCTCTCGGGTCGCGCACCGATGCAGCGCCGGCGGCGCTGCATCCGATCACTCCGGTCGCCGCGCTCTCGCTCTCGTGCGACGTGGTGGTCGTCGGGTCGGGAGCGGGCGGCGGCACCGCAGCGGCCGTGCTGAGCGCCGCCGGCCTCGACGTGATCGTGCTCGAGAAGGGCGCGTACTACGACGACGGCGACTTCGACGGCGGCGAGGCCGCCGGACTCGCCCGGCTGTACGCGCCCGGACCGTCGGCGACGGCCGAAGGACAGCTGAGCCTGCTGGCGGCCCAGTGCCTGGGCGGGGGCACCGTCGTGAACTTCTCGACGTCGTTCCGCACCCCCGACCACGTGCGCGCCGAGTGGGCGGCCCTCGGCGTCTCCCAGTTCGCCGGTGCCGAGTACGACGCGGCGATGGATGCGGTGTGGCAGCGCCTGGGTGTGACAGCGGAGTACAGCATCCCGTCCCGTCGTGATCAGATCATGGAGCGCGGGCTCACCGCGCTCGGCTGGCACGTCGGCGAACTGCAGCGCAACGTGAAGGGCTGCGACACGGGCGTGGAGTGCGGACGGTGCGGGTACGGCTGCCGCATCGGCGCGAAGCAGTCCGTGGCCAAGACCTGGCTGGCCGACGCCGAGGCCGCGGGCGCGCGGCTCTACACGGGCGTCGACGTCCGCGCGATCGAGGTGCAGGCGGGCCGCCCGACCGGGGTGACCGGCCGCACCGCCGACGGCCACGAGGTGACCGTGCGCGCGAGGGCCGTCGTGGTCGCGGCAGGCAGTGTGCAGACGCCGGCACTGCTGCGGCGGTCGGGCCTCACGAACCCGAACATCGGCAAGCACCTGCGACTGCATCCCGCGACCGCCGTCTGGGCGGAGTTCGACGAGGAGGTGCGGCCGTGGGAGGGCGCCATGCAGACGCGGTACTCCGCGGAGCACGCCGACCTCGACGGATCGGGTTACGGGCCCGTCTACGAGACGGCCGCGGCGAACCCCGGGCTCTCGGTCGCGTTCCAGTCGTGGCGCGGTGCGGCGCGGCACCTCGAAGTGATGCGCAGGCTCGCGAACTACTCGAGCGTCGGCGTGATCACGCGCGACCAGGACTCGGGTGAGGTGAAGACCGACAAGAGGGGCGAGCCGACCGTGCACTACACGATCTCGCAGCGCGACGCCCGGCGTGTGCAGGCCGGCGTCGCCGGTGCCTCCCGCATCCTCGACGCGGCCGGGGCGACGCGGATGTTCTCGGGGCATCAGGCGGGCCTCGAATGGACGCGCGCGAGCGGCGAGCCGCTCGATGCCTTCATCGCCCGCTGCGAGCGGGCCGGGTACGGTCCCGGTCGCTGTTCGCTCGCGGCACTCCACATCCTGGGGTCGGCACGCATGGGCGGCTCGGCCGAGACGAGTGCGGTGAACCCCGACGGCGTCACGTGGGAGGTTCCCGACATCGTCGTCGCGGACGCGTCGACCTTCCCGACGGCATCCGGCGTCAACCCGATGATCTCGATCGAGGCCATCGCGTATATGAACGCCTCCCGTCTGGCCGCACGACTGCGGGGGTAGAGCGCGGCCCGCGCGCGCAGGGCGGCCCGCCGCCGTAGGCTGGAATCCTGCCGTCGCAAGGAGCATCCCCATGGAGCAGAACGCCACGCCTTCGGGGAGTCCGCTGCAGGATCGGCCGTGGCTCGCGCAGTACGCCGACGGCGTTCCGACCGAGATCGAGCCGGTCACCGAGACGCTCGTCGACATGCTCGATGCCGCGGTCGAGCGCTACGCCGATCACGTCGCCCTCGAGTTCTTCGGCGCGACGACCAC is a window of Microbacterium terrae DNA encoding:
- a CDS encoding FAD-dependent oxidoreductase, translating into MTLTAAQRTTFESIFDTFAPGDGNGIPSATRLGAVHIAEGMLAANPRPEEAEMLAKVLSIWDTPVGGLLLGIGPRRFSSLPADRREAALIALGDSNAALKRTIFQNLKSAAMLSYYISPGADGTSPLWDAMGYPGPLGSRTDAAPAALHPITPVAALSLSCDVVVVGSGAGGGTAAAVLSAAGLDVIVLEKGAYYDDGDFDGGEAAGLARLYAPGPSATAEGQLSLLAAQCLGGGTVVNFSTSFRTPDHVRAEWAALGVSQFAGAEYDAAMDAVWQRLGVTAEYSIPSRRDQIMERGLTALGWHVGELQRNVKGCDTGVECGRCGYGCRIGAKQSVAKTWLADAEAAGARLYTGVDVRAIEVQAGRPTGVTGRTADGHEVTVRARAVVVAAGSVQTPALLRRSGLTNPNIGKHLRLHPATAVWAEFDEEVRPWEGAMQTRYSAEHADLDGSGYGPVYETAAANPGLSVAFQSWRGAARHLEVMRRLANYSSVGVITRDQDSGEVKTDKRGEPTVHYTISQRDARRVQAGVAGASRILDAAGATRMFSGHQAGLEWTRASGEPLDAFIARCERAGYGPGRCSLAALHILGSARMGGSAETSAVNPDGVTWEVPDIVVADASTFPTASGVNPMISIEAIAYMNASRLAARLRG
- a CDS encoding DUF899 domain-containing protein; this encodes MTSITDQHTALPPVVDAQTWRDELAALRAREKAATRELDAIAAQRRRLPMVRMPEYTLVGTEGPVRLVDVFQGRSQLIVYNHMWFDGKQFHCPGCTGFTSQFTRLDFLEPYDARFVIVTQGPIDEALDYRRRVGNRMDWYSTAGSGFGTDVGAAPGAGFALNVFLRDGDDVYRTWHTDGRGTEQVSHTFGLIDLLPYGRQEAWQDSPEGWPQGEAYAGWFSAKRVAELYGPDAVTSEATAG
- a CDS encoding TetR/AcrR family transcriptional regulator: MSTDAPVRTYHHGDLRHALIAEGLTLARTGGPAAVTLREATRGAGVSPNAAYRHFADRDDLLRAVAGEAQLALARAIGARVAAAPPRLSPAEAAIERLRRVGLAYIDFARAERGWFALAFATQDEQPSEGIVTLDDEVVAPFQLLLDTLDLMVETGALDADRRPFAEWACWASVHGFAEIAANGPLQWQPPAIIDGLAASVVESAITGVRGTAAPPS
- a CDS encoding MFS transporter; protein product: MTASHDPATAAADAVQVTPGPATLRAFYQVLVNTAIANVTSNYLWWALTFWAYLETRSVLATAIIGGSYMLLVALLGVVFGAIVDHMKKKAVMVLSSTITLVAYVVAGALYLSFDESVLIDWGGPWFWVFAGVILIGGVVENMRNIALSTTVTLLVPADRRDKANGLVGTVHGIAFMVTSVFSGLSVGLLGMGGTMVVAIALTGVALLHLAFVPIPERGVVHLEGDDAPKGFDFRGVIPAVLAVPGLLALILFSTFNNLVGGVFMALMDPYGLTLFSVEMWGVVLGATSFGFIIGGALVAKFGLGKNPVRTMLLVNIGIAFLGMTFAIREWWWLYALGILVFMCLMPIAEASEQTIVQRVVPFEKQGRVFGFAASVESAAAPISAFIIGPLAQFWLIPFMESDAGQDALGWLLGDGEARGIALAFMAASLLLLVAVLLAFISKPYRDLSAAYASAPPSLHTDGEGSGADAVPADAAAVAPDASDVRSSVT
- a CDS encoding esterase/lipase family protein; amino-acid sequence: MSPDATDAAPRRRIPAVRRGLWWAADYVYAARRQLAVLALPWSIGRPRPVPPRWRSADESLPEVVLLPGVYEHWTFLRPLGDALAAAGFRVSVVHGLGMNRRSIAATAERLRAELADLPAAPTGRVLVAHSKGGLIGKHLLVSEQAAAEAGAPSALGLRGLVAVATPFGGARRAVLLFADPSIRAFLPGDATIVELGLAAHVNARIVSIYGPYDPHITEGSALVGATNVEVPMGGHFRVLQPASTHRAVVDGIRHLTAG